In one window of Archocentrus centrarchus isolate MPI-CPG fArcCen1 chromosome 11, fArcCen1, whole genome shotgun sequence DNA:
- the LOC115788199 gene encoding uncharacterized protein LOC115788199: MADPEQKRKEEFLKSQEAFRENAFIIIKKMDDWSNMTPRSKHLVDEILHSIFFLGKINLVPFSPEDIFCDRDILDALKEKYSRPFQFYDKQLPRRSPFSCVLDMIVLQKKTENEEEIKKSLRDLIKDLKDGILASSTICISQKSKADQSSARYYGVSMSKTCHRITRKLLIPASCLSKWDEYVAGAVMTYCPHDIKKNYFDGTIEVPENIRCEAFSLTDDYIKMDPCRSCHNLFGLNTEETKEWPYGNCAEPESLSNLLKSEEVVKNHTRVHQNAPENWQKAKTEVLKELTNMLKVKNFKWTGDFYEPF; the protein is encoded by the exons ATG GCTGACCCAGAGCAAAAAAG AAAAGAAGAATTCCTGAAAAGTCAAGAGGCTTTCAGAGAAAATGCCTTCATTATTATCAAGAAGATGGATGACTGGTCTAACATGACACCACGAAGTAAACACTTAGTGGACGAG ATTCTTCACAGCATCTTCTTTCTGGGAAAAATCAACCTAGTCCCCTTTTCTCCAGAAGACATATTTTGTGATAGGGATATTCTGGATGCCTTAAAGGAAAAATATTCCAGGCCTTTTCAATTTTATGATAAGCAGCTTCCCAGGCGGAGTCCGTTCTCCTGTGTGCTCGACATG ATTGTcctgcagaaaaaaacagagaatgAAGAGGAAATAAAGAAGAGTCTGCGAGATCTCATCAAAGACTTGAAGGATGGCATCTTGGCCTCCTCCACCATCTGTATTTCTCAGAAATCCAAAGCCGACCAAAGTTCGGCACGATACTACGGCGTCTCCATGTCCAAAACTTGTCATAGAATTACTAGAAAACTTCTGATTCCTGCCTCCTGTTTGAGCAAATGGGATGAATATGTAGCTGGTGCTGTGATGACCTACTGTCCCCACGACATCAAGAAAAATTACTTTGATGGAACCATTGAAGTACCTGAAAACATCAGGTGTGAGGCATTTAGTCTCACTGATGATTATATAAAGATGGATCCATGCAGATCATGTCACAACTTGTTTGGCTTGAACacagaagaaacaaaagagTGGCCTTATGGCAACTGTGCTGAACCTGAGAGCCTGAGCAACTTGCTTAAAAGTGAGGAAGTAGTTAAAAATCACACACGTGTACACCAAAACGCACCTGAAAACTGGCAGAAAGCCAAGACAGAGGTTCTTAAGGAGCTTACGAATATGTTGAAAGTAAAGAATTTCAAATGGACAGGTGACTTTTACGAACCATTCTGA